The nucleotide window TTCAGCCTAAAGACactgatgataataataaaatgataatttgaAGGTGATCTTGCTCACAAGAAAACTTCCAGAACTTTAAAGCACTCAAACAACTTATAACTTGAAACTCCACCAAAACCATCAAACAAACCACAATCACCACTGGAAACTCGCAGTTAAAAGAAAACCACCAAACAAACCACGGTCACTGCTGTAGCATAGCAGCTTATTTGAACAATCCTGGAAAAATCTTGTTAACCTTCGTCTAGCCAAACCAATCTTTTTATCCAATTCGAAGCTCGTTCTCCAGGCTATAGATTTTCGCTTTCAAGTCACGCAGTTCTCCCTggattttgtgtgttttcttgtTTCCCTGGCGTACAGCACCAAGGATGGCCAGATCCTGATTTGGTCCGATATTCAGCGTGACCTGTAGATATTTGGAAATTTCAGTAAAAGGAAGTACAcattgcaaaagaaaacaaaaaatagacaaaaaccAAAAGAGACTAAAATCCCcaaaacaaatttgtataaaTCACACACTAGTAGAGCAAACACAGGAAAATATACAGGtattccaaaaaacatacaacttAGTACAGTTATAAAAACTAGTAGTGGCTTCAAAaggttttcagattttttttttttttttttttttgagcccaTTTACACTGAGCCTGTCATTCTTGAAATTTTGGAGCTGCCAGTAATGATTTATATTTAGAACACCCTATAATAAAGGTGATTATGGGAAATCTCCTGCTTAAGTCTGCAATTACTTCAGTTAGATTAGGTTTTGGGTAAAGATGGCAATATGAACTACCCCAATTCTCTGTAAACaataggtaatacatttttatgcaccCCAGGGCCTGGTACTTTACCTATCCTGCCGATACCTCTACATTGTGCTGTGTGACTGCACATCTTATACAGGAACAAAGCAGGTAAATGCTACCACCTCAAAACAAAGAAGCACTTATGGAGGAAGTGGATTTAACCTCATGCCCACCTTGAATAGTTGCTTCTCCACGTCCCGCAGCCGCTGGCGGAGAAGTTTTATGTCAGCTTTGAAGCCTTCCACTTCCATGTTTCTGCGTTTCTCCAGGGCTTCATAACGCTGTGTCATAAGCTGAAGACGTTTGGTGACCTTGTCGGAACgttcctttaaaaaagaaaaaggggggcGGGGGGTGAAATTGTTGGTCTTAGGTAGAAAATTAATACTGGTGTCTGCTGGGAAAGGAATCATTCCTATTCTGTGGGTACAGTGTGTTTGTGCTACCGTTTGATATTTATTGGTAGGATTGTGAGTTTAAAATAATGCAACCAATAAACAGCAAAAACTAGAACGGGCTGCAATGAGGGAGAAAACTTGAAATGTGAACTATGAAagttatgtttgtatttctctgttGTAAGCTAATCACTTTATTGACTTTCTTTGGCTACAGGTTTATTAGGAATCAAATGACAAAACGTAATGCAATATTAGTTGAGGCAGGATATCTACTGTCATATAGGTCTTTCCAACCTTACTGTCCCCTAGCCCatcccttttatttattagattttagttcTGTGGAGGCTTAGAATCACACACAGGAGTTTACAACAGCTTCCTGTTTTTAGGAAGATATGTACAGTGTGTCAatccctcccaccagccatgatatCCCTAAATTCCAAAGAGAAAGAGACCTAGTGATGGTTGCACTTGGTCAAAAGAaagcataaaaacacaaagaGGTTCtaacttatttttaaagttaaagcgGTAAAAAAGCAGTGGAAAGGAACTAGGTAAactaaaatataagcagaataactTTCAGCATTAGGATTGTAGATTTGCTTTTGCCCCAATTTTATTGAATGCCTGAATAATAATTATGCTTATAATATTGGTTTAGTTTCTTTTAGTGTAACTTTAGGTTTAATATTGAGAGACAGACACTTGAAACATTTATGATTTTCATACCCATAAACCTCATTAAATTGGTCTCACCTTGAATATCTCCCGACCCATGTCTCCTTCCTCCCGGATTTTCGCCAGCTCATCTTCCAGGGCCACACACTGATCACGGTACATGTCTGCTAGCCGGTGAGCCTGTGCAAGTTGATCTGTGAGGCTCTACATATCACAAGAAAAACAGGGACGCTTTGTGTTACTAGGCAGGGTGAATACAGAGTGAAAGATATTATTAAAGTCTAACTTCAGCCAAGCTTCATTTAtcagcctagaaaaaaaaagttaaagttgtCTGTGACCCatttggggagatttttctttatATCCTGTCCCTGTGCAAGCCAagcaaaaaaggtatttttgtctgtgtcctcATTAATGGACTTTCCCATAACTGTCTGTTGTGAAACAAATGAGTGGTACCTCTTCCAAATGGGGACATATGTGGCAATACAATGCTGAAAATGGCTCTAACCCTTGccaaaaaaattgggttttggcATGTTTATCTTTTCAACAGCAATCTTCCTGCTAATAaggatcatttattaaaaattaaatgaaatttaacccTTTTGGAACAATTGTTTAGTTTTTTCCTTACAAACACgctaaaatgcaaatgtttaccctgaacaataaatgtaatccaagaaaacataatacagtatatattcaaaTAAGCCAAGACCCTACAAAAATGCTATAAAGAAAGGATAGAAAGgctaagtaaaacaaaaaaagtttataaaaaaaagtaatgccaaTCCTGTCCATGCCCCTTTGTGGTGTTCATGGGATTTAGAGTCACTACATAAACATCACCTTGACTTCTTCACTTCGTAATGTTCGAGCCATTTTTTCAGCCTGTGACAGTCTTAATATTTCCATCTCCTTCTCACTCTCCCGCACTGGATCATGGCTCCATGTCAGCTGCTCCCGGCAACGATCGAGTTCTTGCAGCAGTCTGTCCTTCTCAGCCATCCAGGACTTCTCATTAGCGCGTCCCTCAAATTTCAGCTGCAGAAAATCCCTGGTGCTCTCATAGAGGAGCTTCTGAGTCTTGTTCAGCCTATGGAGAGAggattttaggaaaatatatccacaaatttatgaaatctttaaaaatgtctaGATTTCAAATGCATGACTGCTTTTCTTGCCACACACAAACAATTCCTCAAAAACAGCACTTTCAGCCCtaacatatacaaaaacatgaCCAATTTGAAAACTCACTTATCTGTTAGTTCTTTGACTTTATCCTGGTCCCTTTGATGCTGCACCTGAGCCTCTTCCATCCGGATCCTGCGATCATCCAAAAGTGACTCTACCTGCTCTTTGGAGAGCCGAGTTTGCTCTTCCAACTGGGCTTGCAGTGCCTCCACCTGGAggaattattattaacttttgtTAAACAACTTACTCCCTTAGAATTCAAGGTCTCCCATCCATGTACTAACCAGGGGTGTCTCTGTTTAGCTTGAAAGAATAGACCACTCAGGAAGTGGCTGTGGTTTTTTTGTATGTGGGAGtaaactggtttaaaaaaaattgtaaaattctaCCAGAATGTAATGATTGTATCACTCCATATATAGAAGGAGGTTCCTCATTAATATTTGCTAGGAGGTGTGATTTAACAGGCTTTTAACTATGTTTTTGACAAGCTTTCATAGGAGGGTAAAGGGTCACACTTTAGGGTTACagatttactgataaaaaaacagtattacaaCTTTAGAATATTGAGTCATTCTGCATGCTCATAGAACACCTTACACAGACTCACCTGTAGCAAAAGAGACTGGTCATCTGGCTTTTCAGACCCCTGGCTTTTGTCAGtgtttatctttactttaagtGGGCCTTTTTTTgtagctgaaaaacaaaaaaaaaaaaaacaaaacatagtgaGTAATaact belongs to Pyxicephalus adspersus chromosome 2, UCB_Pads_2.0, whole genome shotgun sequence and includes:
- the CCDC77 gene encoding coiled-coil domain-containing protein 77: MYLLFHQYRELEDRKKIQQLLALVGTSNGEITYFHKEPPNKVTIPQRTAKSGDPHSRKETVGSSVTATKKGPLKVKINTDKSQGSEKPDDQSLLLQVEALQAQLEEQTRLSKEQVESLLDDRRIRMEEAQVQHQRDQDKVKELTDKLNKTQKLLYESTRDFLQLKFEGRANEKSWMAEKDRLLQELDRCREQLTWSHDPVRESEKEMEILRLSQAEKMARTLRSEEVKSLTDQLAQAHRLADMYRDQCVALEDELAKIREEGDMGREIFKERSDKVTKRLQLMTQRYEALEKRRNMEVEGFKADIKLLRQRLRDVEKQLFKVTLNIGPNQDLAILGAVRQGNKKTHKIQGELRDLKAKIYSLENELRIG